From a single Silene latifolia isolate original U9 population chromosome 6, ASM4854445v1, whole genome shotgun sequence genomic region:
- the LOC141585818 gene encoding uncharacterized protein LOC141585818: MRMSNDIKNVLIWSVSTSLKNRCIELNAYEIFTRMTTMFSQTPKVRQYEAAARFFEAKLERGQKIGPHVLKMVKHVDTLERLGCAIPKTLVVDRILHSLPTKFAHFRVNYNMNNMDKSYHELYALLTQAERDMEASGSEKGDVLSMRLKNISLGVKKGKGNEPTPFKKKFTRQEKGKGKTIEYSNPKEKKDQTGAECFHCNGKGHWRRNCSKYAEDIKAGRVTPIGFKGRAKPNKRRG; this comes from the exons ATGAGGATGTcaaatgatatcaagaatgtgttgatatggtctgTGTCCACCTCTCTCAAGAATCGATGCATTGAACTGAATGcatacgagatattcactcgtatgacaacgatgttttcacaaacaccgaaAGTCCGTCAATATGAAGCGGCGGCACGCTTTTTTGAAGCAAAACTTGAGAGAGGACAGAAAATTGGTCCTCATGTACTTAAGATGGTGAAACATGTGGACaccctagagcgtctagggtgtgcTATTCcaaagactcttgtggtggatcggatcctccactcactccccaccaagtttgcccatttTAGGGTGAACTACAATATGAACAACATGGATAAGTCATATCATGAGCTTTATGCTCTTCTCACCCAAGCTGAGAGGGacatggaagctagtgggagtgaaaagggagatgttctTTCAATGAGATTGAAGAATATTTCTCTAGGAGTCAAGAAGGGCAAAGGAAATGAACCAACCCCATTCAAAAAGAAATTTACTAGGCAAGAAAAGGGCAAGGGAAAAACTATAGAGTATAGCAATCCCAAAGAAAAGAAAGATCAAACCGGGGCCGAATGCTTTCATTGCAATGGCAAAGGCCATTGGAGAAGAAATTGCTCCAAATATGCAGAGGATATCAAAGCCGGGCGTGTGACGCCAATAG ggtttaagggacgtgcgaaGCCTAACAAAAGGAGAGGTTGA